DNA from Triticum aestivum cultivar Chinese Spring chromosome 7D, IWGSC CS RefSeq v2.1, whole genome shotgun sequence:
TGATGGTAAGCCCGGCGACGAGGAGGGCGTAGAGATCCGCGAGGTATGGGCGAACAACCTCGAGGCGGAGTTCGCCGTGATCCGTGACGTCGTCGACGATTACCCGTACATCGCCATGGACACCGAGTTCCCGGGCATCGTGTGCCGCCCGCTCGGGAGCTTTCGCTCCAATGACGAGTACAACTACGCCACCCTCAAGGCCAACGTCGACATGCTGAGCCTCATCCAGCTTGGTCTCACCCTCTCCGACGAGAACGGCGCACTCCCGGCCAGGGGCACGGGGGGGCGCCCCTGCGCCTGGCAGTTCAACTTTCGGGGTTTCGATCCGCGCTCAGACCCCGCCAACGCTGACTCCATCGACCTGCTACGCAACAGCGGGATCGACTTCGACCACTTCACCACCGAGGGTGCTGACACAGGCCACTTCGCCGAGCTGCTCATGTCGTCGGGCGTCCTGCTCAACGCTGAGCTCCAGTGGGTCACATTCCACAGCGGGTACGACTTCGGGTACCTGCTCAAGCTGCTAACCGGGCGGAACCTACCCGACACCATGCCTGGATTCTTTGACCTCATCAGAATCTACTTCCCTGTGCTGTACGACATCAAGCATCTCATGAAGTACTGCGGCAGCCTCCATGGTGGCTTGAGCAAGCTTGGTGAGCTACTTGGTGTCCAACGTGTGGGGATCTGCCACCAGGCTGGGTCTGACTCGCTGCTGACCTTGCGGTGCTTCAAAAAGCTGAAGGAGGCATATTTCAGAGGATCGACCGAGAATTATGCCGGTGTATTGTATGGTCTTATTTCTGATGGTGGGGAGAACAGACCACCAGCAGCTCTGCTCATCGAATGAGTAACGGATAGTCAAATAAGACAATGTTATGGTTGAAAAAAAGGAAATGTTTCTGTTGAATATATGCTCTCTGATCTGAATATTTGCTTGTGGTTGCCATAGTATAGCTATTGTTCCCAGTTATATgactctcgttgctatatcatggtagttctgttgaatgCTCGGTCTTTCCCTTTGAGCTGTATGGGACATCTATCAGGTTTGGGACAGCCCTTGATGCGCACGACTAAAAATTGAACTGTTGTGCATNNNNNNNNNNNNNNNNNNNNNNNNNNNNNNNNNNNNNNNNNNNNNNNNNNNNNNNNNNNNNNNNNNNNNNNNNNNNNNNNNNNNNNNNNNNNNNNNNNNNNNNNNNNNNNNNNNNNNNNNNNNNNNNNNNNNNNNNNNNNNNNNNNNNNNNNNNNNNNNNNNNNNNNNNNNNNNNNNNNNNNNNNNNNNNNNNNNNNNNNNNNNNNNNNNNNNNNNNNNNTTCATAATGAATGATTTTCATATTGCAGCTCAAAGTAGTTGATTAATAATTTTTTCACAGTCTAGACTATTAAGTATGTCCAAACATGTTTCTGCATGCTCTGTATTTGATCATATCATTGCTTGCACAGCCCTAGCACCTCTTATCAACCATTGTAATGGATGTCCTGCAAATAAACACTATTTGACTGTCTCCCCTTAATTGCTGGGACTTGACAGTAATGTAGAATGTTTATTTTAGCAGCCTTTTAGGTGCATAGGTGCACAACATGTGTTCTATGATACCAGTTTCTTGCTTTATTTCGCTAACGTATCACAGTAAATGCGGAGCTTGATTCAGCGTTCTACTTTGGTTTTGTCCCATAATGGGAACCACTCCATTGATATCAAACCTACAGTTTTTCTCTTCACAGGTGATAAGATAAGATCGTTTCGATTTGGGCCAATGCAGGTGCTAAGCATTTGCGTAAtgtaatgccgcgagagtaatTGTTTTGCTTTTCCGCCGCTTGGCGATGTCTGTTCTGAAACCTCTCAttaaatgaaaatggcaagtcttttgccttgtttcaaaaaaaaaaaagataagATCGTTTGCTCATTTACAGTGGCCATTGAGGGCTTCTTTGGATTTTAGGAATTAAACCTACAGTTTTTCTCTTCACTGGTGATAAGATAAGATCGTTTGATCCTTTACAGTGGCAACTGAGGTCTTCTTTGGATTGCGGAATGGGAATAGGAAAAAAAATTGGATTGAGATGGCATGTTCTATGTATTCTACAGGGTTACAAAACACAGGAATTTTATAAGATGTGTCTTTAGATGGTGCAAATGGAAATGGATAGTTTTAGGGTTTCTTTGGATTGCAGGCATTTTGAAACGTAGGAATAGAAGAAAGAAACTAGAACTGAGATGACATGTCCTATGAATACCCAAGCCTCTATTTTCGGGGGCGTTTTTGCTCCATTATTCACCCACTTGGCTGAAAATGATGCCTAGGTAACTTGGTATATGGCACGTGTATTATTTTGGTACATGGCTGGGTAGAAATGAGTGGTGTGCCCAGGTTttgatttgaaattttttgaacgtGTGTACAGGTTGGTTTGGTTGATTTAGTGTTTTTTGTTGGATGTGGGCCAGTTTTTTGCAGTGAAGTCCGCGTCCTGATATATGTTTATGCTTCGATGCTTCTTCTGATTTTTGGTTGGCCGCTGTTCGCCTAGATGTCCCGTCGCTATCGATCTGTGCCGCTGTTGGGTTTTTATTGGCCGCTGTTGGTCCGATTGTTCTGTCGCTGTCGATCCTTGCCGCTGTTGGGCCAGGTCGCTTTCTGGCTTTCTATTCGTCGTTGGGTTGTGTACCAGTTGCTATTGGGCCAATCGTCGTGTACCAGTTTGATCCTGTCGCTGTCGCTGCGTGCGTGTCGCTGTTGGTTCCCGCCCGCCGCTTATCACCGCCGCCTGCCGCTCTCTAGACTCTGTGGATAGACTTCCACCGTCCACCGTCTACGCAGCCGGGCGCTGATCCACCGTCGTCAGGCCCTATAAAAGGCTCCCGGCTCGCCTCTGTAGGAGCAGGCGTGGTGCTGGAAGTCTGGAACAGTGATGGGACTGAGCGGCAGTGGTGGCGCTACAGCAACATGACCGAAGGGGCGGCTCTCTCCTACAAAACTGGCGGTGCCCCTCCTCATCCTGATGTATGTGTTGTTCTATTTTTCACTTGCGCCTGCAGGCGGCAGCTCCCTCCACCACCCCTCCTCACCTCCGTCCCCCAGCCGCCCCCCGTACGCGCCGCCCTGCTGGTGGAGCTCACCTGCGCCGCCATGGATCTCGTCGGTGTTGGAGGCCTGTTCTGCAACGTTGGCCTCCCCAAGGTCCTGCTGGTGACCTGGACGCTCGCCGGCGCTGCTCCGGTTCCTCATGCCGGTGTGATTTAAGAACCAACCAGCGGGCACTCCTATTATTTGTGGTGTCCGTCCACGCGCGGCGGTGTGGTAGCTAGAGAGAGGAGCGGCGACGAGGTGTGTGTTCGAACTAGATTATTCAGTTTTGGTCGGGTTTTTTCTGCTGTGATTAGTTACGAGATTTGTTTATTGTTTTCTTGGTGCAGGTAAGTGAGAATCGCGACGCGTAGAGGTCCATCAGTGATTCTAAGTGCGGCGGCCAAGACAAACGAGTCATCCTATCTGAAACCGACGGAATTCTGTTTAATTGGCCATTGTTTCGTGTACTATGCAGGGTGATCTTTACCTCATTTGTCTTTTGACCTGAATATTGTGGTTGGTTCCACGCAGCAGATGCAGGCACAATGCTGCGAGGTACTACACCCTGTTGCAACTCAAGTTGGCGTTGAGGAAGAAGAGGGTGGAACCTGATGGCCGAGTGCCGCGCGCCGCCGCAAGCTCCTGAACGACCATCTCTCGATGGTCCGCTCCGTGGTGCGGTGGTCCCCAAGATGAGCAAGGTAAAGACCAACGATC
Protein-coding regions in this window:
- the LOC123163764 gene encoding probable CCR4-associated factor 1 homolog 7 gives rise to the protein MSAPPPPASSDDDGKPGDEEGVEIREVWANNLEAEFAVIRDVVDDYPYIAMDTEFPGIVCRPLGSFRSNDEYNYATLKANVDMLSLIQLGLTLSDENGALPARGTGGRPCAWQFNFRGFDPRSDPANADSIDLLRNSGIDFDHFTTEGADTGHFAELLMSSGVLLNAELQWVTFHSGYDFGYLLKLLTGRNLPDTMPGFFDLIRIYFPVLYDIKHLMKYCGSLHGGLSKLGELLGVQRVGICHQAGSDSLLTLRCFKKLKEAYFRGSTENYAGVLYGLISDGGENRPPAALLIE